The following are from one region of the Osmia bicornis bicornis chromosome 8, iOsmBic2.1, whole genome shotgun sequence genome:
- the LOC114875191 gene encoding translation initiation factor IF-2-like isoform X1 produces the protein MAPRKPVKHSDSEVVDRAAEAGDASPPKRKKTVSKVTTKNNEEKQIRLPRAAKSAKTEQTEVPDTTSVATKNAKVKNKILQPSKNASTAIKTNTKIKSTAAKKNKETEEKTNVTSTNVEATTIVEETETKRTRTKATTKKAGTDVDEEPKAKAKGRPKKGAATESVESLEAPAAKKKRLANVDTGPKESKAKATKKKANADVDVKNKASTNKSKATATSKSKNDINKTEEINTTAKAAKKTDNKVTKTVARKTRGRKNGATVEDTSKDDDESKVTEESSSEAVNTSDNENQEENDQLETTELVQPQKKGRNLKKKEETAPQKRATKTRGKGGNRNAALNEDDDAALNEEDSDTVKAVKDTQKKTNKENVSTTAAKRGRGKKGAGTTIANNENGEKVSENSAAEENALNSAEILTSNNNVQKSLEDDDDKEQGAEVEQNKINETITIKNEVNQDDLSTTVHEKEN, from the exons ATGGCACCCCGTAAACCTGTAAAGCATTCCGATTCGGAGGTTGTAGACAGAGCCGCGGAAGCCGGCGATGCATCGCCGccgaaaagaaagaaaaccgTTTCAAAGGTTACGACTAAAAACAACGAGGAAAAACAAATTAGATTACCAAGAGCTGCAAAATCGGCTAAAACCGAGCAAACTGAAGTCCCAGACACGACTTCCGTCGCGACTAAGAACgcaaaagtaaaaaataagaTATTGCAGCCATCTAAAAATGCGTCGACCGCTATAAAAACAAATACGAAAATCAAATCTACAGCagcaaagaaaaataaagaaaccgAGGAGAAAACCAACGTAACTTCGACAAATGTAGAAGCTACGACGATTGTTGAAGAAACAGAAACGAAAAGGACACGTACAAAAGCTACAACAAAAAAGGCGGGAACGGATGTTGACGAAGAGC CTAAGGCAAAAGCAAAAGGACGACCGAAAAAAGGAGCAGCTACTGAGAGTGTAGAAAGCCTAGAAGCACCAGCtgcaaaaaagaaaaggttaGCAAATGTTGATACAGGTCCAAAAGAAAGCAAAGCAAAAGcaacaaaaaagaaagctAATGCGGATGTTGATGTAAAGAACAAAGCTTCCACTAATAAAAGTAAAGCCACTGCTACTAGTAAGtctaaaaatgatattaataagacagaagaaataaatacaacTGCGAAAGCAGCTAAAAAAACAGATAATAAAGTTACAAAAACAGTTGCCAGAAAAACAAGAGGGCGTAAAAATGGAGCTACTGTAGAAGATACATCGAAAGATGACGATGAATCAAAAGTAACAGAGGAATCATCTTCGGAAGCAGTAAATACTAGCGATAATGAAAATCAAGAGGAGAATGATCAGTTGGAAACAACAGAATTGGTTCAACCacagaagaaaggaagaaatctgaagaagaaagaggaaactGCTCCTCAAAAGAGAGCTACCAAAACTCGAGGTAAAGGTGGTAATCGTAATGCTGCTTTGAACGAAGATGACGATGCCGCCTTAAATGAAGAGGATAGCGATACAGTAAAAGCAGTTAAGGACACACAAAAGAAAACAAATAAGGAAAATGTATCAACAACAGCTGCCAAAAGAGGACGAGGAAAGAAAGGAGCTGGTACAACTATAGCAAATAATGAAAATGGGGAAAAGGTTTCAGAGAATTCTGCTGCAGAGGAGAATGCATTAAATTCAGCTGAAATTCTAACTAGCAATAACAATGTACAAAAGTCATTGGAAGATGATGATGACAAAGAACAAGGTGCTGAAGTAGaacaaaacaaaataaatgaaaccaTCACAATTAAAAACGAAGTAAATCAAGATGACTTGAGCACAACAGTacacgaaaaagaaaattaa
- the LOC114875191 gene encoding translation initiation factor IF-2-like isoform X2 produces MAPRKPVKHSDSEVVDRAAEAGDASPPKRKKTVSKVTTKNNEEKQIRLPRAAKSAKTEQTEVPDTTSVATKNAKVKNKILQPSKNASTAIKTNTKIKSTAAKKNKETEEKTNVTSTNVEATTIVEETETKRTRTKATTKKAGTDVDEEPKAKAKGRPKKGAATESVESLEAPAAKKKRLANVDTGPKESKAKATKKKANADVDVKNKASTNKSKATATIARKTRGRKNGATVEDTSKDDDESKVTEESSSEAVNTSDNENQEENDQLETTELVQPQKKGRNLKKKEETAPQKRATKTRGKGGNRNAALNEDDDAALNEEDSDTVKAVKDTQKKTNKENVSTTAAKRGRGKKGAGTTIANNENGEKVSENSAAEENALNSAEILTSNNNVQKSLEDDDDKEQGAEVEQNKINETITIKNEVNQDDLSTTVHEKEN; encoded by the exons ATGGCACCCCGTAAACCTGTAAAGCATTCCGATTCGGAGGTTGTAGACAGAGCCGCGGAAGCCGGCGATGCATCGCCGccgaaaagaaagaaaaccgTTTCAAAGGTTACGACTAAAAACAACGAGGAAAAACAAATTAGATTACCAAGAGCTGCAAAATCGGCTAAAACCGAGCAAACTGAAGTCCCAGACACGACTTCCGTCGCGACTAAGAACgcaaaagtaaaaaataagaTATTGCAGCCATCTAAAAATGCGTCGACCGCTATAAAAACAAATACGAAAATCAAATCTACAGCagcaaagaaaaataaagaaaccgAGGAGAAAACCAACGTAACTTCGACAAATGTAGAAGCTACGACGATTGTTGAAGAAACAGAAACGAAAAGGACACGTACAAAAGCTACAACAAAAAAGGCGGGAACGGATGTTGACGAAGAGC CTAAGGCAAAAGCAAAAGGACGACCGAAAAAAGGAGCAGCTACTGAGAGTGTAGAAAGCCTAGAAGCACCAGCtgcaaaaaagaaaaggttaGCAAATGTTGATACAGGTCCAAAAGAAAGCAAAGCAAAAGcaacaaaaaagaaagctAATGCGGATGTTGATGTAAAGAACAAAGCTTCCACTAATAAAAGTAAAGCCACTGCTACTA TTGCCAGAAAAACAAGAGGGCGTAAAAATGGAGCTACTGTAGAAGATACATCGAAAGATGACGATGAATCAAAAGTAACAGAGGAATCATCTTCGGAAGCAGTAAATACTAGCGATAATGAAAATCAAGAGGAGAATGATCAGTTGGAAACAACAGAATTGGTTCAACCacagaagaaaggaagaaatctgaagaagaaagaggaaactGCTCCTCAAAAGAGAGCTACCAAAACTCGAGGTAAAGGTGGTAATCGTAATGCTGCTTTGAACGAAGATGACGATGCCGCCTTAAATGAAGAGGATAGCGATACAGTAAAAGCAGTTAAGGACACACAAAAGAAAACAAATAAGGAAAATGTATCAACAACAGCTGCCAAAAGAGGACGAGGAAAGAAAGGAGCTGGTACAACTATAGCAAATAATGAAAATGGGGAAAAGGTTTCAGAGAATTCTGCTGCAGAGGAGAATGCATTAAATTCAGCTGAAATTCTAACTAGCAATAACAATGTACAAAAGTCATTGGAAGATGATGATGACAAAGAACAAGGTGCTGAAGTAGaacaaaacaaaataaatgaaaccaTCACAATTAAAAACGAAGTAAATCAAGATGACTTGAGCACAACAGTacacgaaaaagaaaattaa